A genomic segment from Daphnia carinata strain CSIRO-1 chromosome 1, CSIRO_AGI_Dcar_HiC_V3, whole genome shotgun sequence encodes:
- the LOC130691680 gene encoding uncharacterized protein LOC130691680 encodes MLMTKPYFSTKITLYQIESVARLGLLGYICDRVQFEALACLKTLANIRGDHVTGYSLLHQQQHVMFGGQILQTVPTFDVYGLFHLSRQLLPHLVGTTITYSVILYQFKGP; translated from the exons ATGTTGATGACGAAACCCTATTTCTCTACCAAGATTACTCTTTATCAAATCGAAAGTGTTGCGCGTCTCGGTCTGCTCGGTTACATCTGCGATCGCGTTCAGTTTGAG GCATTGGCTTGTCTGAAAACTTTGGCAAACATCAGGGGTGATCACGTGACAGGATATTCTCTGCTTCACCAACAGCAG CACGTCATGTTCGGCGGGCAGATATTACAAACGGTGCCGACATTTGACGTTTACGGTCTGTTCCATCTCAGTCGTCAATTGTTACCACAT TTAGTTGGAACGACAATTACATACTCGGTGATATTGTACCAGTTCAAAGGCCCTTGA